A portion of the Gasterosteus aculeatus chromosome 12, fGasAcu3.hap1.1, whole genome shotgun sequence genome contains these proteins:
- the trappc2l gene encoding trafficking protein particle complex subunit 2-like protein, with translation MAVCIAVIAKENYPLYIRSLPTQNELKFHYTVHTSLDVVEEKISAVGKSVGDQRELYLGLLYPTEDYKVYGYVTNSKVKFVIVVDSSNTSLRDNEIRSMFRKLHNSFTDVMCNPFHNPGDTIQSKTFDGIVSGMMVPPG, from the exons ATGGCGGTGTGCATAGCAGTGATCGCAAAGGAG AACTACCCGCTGTATATCCGCAGTTTGCCCACTCAAAATGAGCTGAAGTTCCACTACACCGTGCACACCTCTCTGGatgtggtggaggagaagatctCCGCAGTGGGAAAGTCTGTGGGAGACCAGCGGGAGCTGTACCTCGGTCTGCTCTACCCCACCGAGGACTACAAAGT GTATGGATATGTAACCAACTCAAAGGTGaaatttgtcattgttgtggACTCGTCAAACACATCATTACGGGACAATGAAATTAGAAGC ATGTTTAGAAAGTTGCACAACTCTTTTACTGATGTAATGTGCAACCCATTCCACAATCCTGGAGACACTATTCAGTCCAA GACCTTCGATGGCATCGTATCTGGAATGATGGTGCCACCTGGCTGA